The sequence aaaccaTATTCTCCACGGAGCTTGTAGCCTAACGAGAGGAGAGAGGCAGCGGGCAGTGACCGTTTGTCAGATGGTGGTCAGTGACGTGCAGAACAGCCGGCAGGGAGGGgactggggagtgggggtgaggaAAGGGCTCCAAAGACCCCAAGGCAGGAAGGAACGAAGCTACGCAGAGATGCGAGGGGCGTCCGCACGGCAGAGCCAGTGTGGAGGCTGAGGCCATAGCATGCCGCCGTGTTTGGGGTGGTGGGGACGGTGGACGAGGACGGGCGGTAGAGGGTCTGAGTGAGTCAAGCAGACGGgacgcccccagccccagcccctcgcCAGGGCTGCAGTAGACGCAGGGACCTCCTCTCCCCCCAGAGGCCCCCGTGTTCCCTCAGCCTAGtgtctcccctcctgccccttccagcCGAGATCTTGCAGGCCAACGACAACCTCACCCAGGTCATCAACCTGTACAAGCAGCTGGTGAGGGGCGAGGAGGTCAACGGTGACGCCGCAGTGGGCTCCATTCCGGGTGAGGAGacagccgggggcgggggggggggggtgccgccAGGCGGGAgtggcacagagcccagggcggaGCACTGGCtccagagctgggggctgggagtgCCAGGGTGACCTTGGCCCCTTAAGATGAGGAAGGCCCCCGGGGACAGAGCTTGGGGGGAGTCTCTGCCAGGGCTGCAGCTGTGGGGGGAGGAAGTGAAcatggggcagagggggagggaggcagggtttGGCAAGGACGAGTAGAAGAAGGAAGGCCTTTCTTTCACTTGATAAATCTGGCACCTGTTGTGCGGGGCTGGATGGCACGCTCCGTGCTTGGTTTCCTTACCACGAGGTGCGAGAGAGGGGTTGACACCTAAACGTGGCAGGCTCGGCCCCAGTAAGGGTAAAGCGACAGCCCTGGGGACGCACAGAAAGGGTTCGAACGGGCCCAGTTGGGGAGCAGTGGGGGTGGATGCTACCACGGAAGCAGCCGCGTGTAAGTGAGGCTTCAAAGGATGGGAGGCAGTTTGCCAAGTGGAGAGAAGGAGCAAATAGGTTCTGGACAGAAGGGACTCCCTGTGCTAGAGAAAGGGCCTGGTGGCAGATTTCGGGGGCAGGGCAGCCTGGCCaaggagggggaaagaagcaGGAGGGCTGTGAGcggtggcggtggggggaggggggggtagcAGGCTGGCCTCCAAGAGCCTGAGCGCCCTCCACGCAGGACGGGCCTgactctcctttcctcccagggAGCACCTCGGCCCTGCTGGACCTCTCAGGCCTGGATCTCCCTCCCGCGGGCACCACCTACCCAGTCATGCCCACCCGCCCCGGTGACCCGGTCAGCCCCGAGCAGCCTAGCACCTCCGTTTCCCTGCTCGACGATGAGCTCATGTCTCTGGGTGAGGAGGGGGCCGGGCCCAGAGGAGGGCGGGCTGGCTAcaggcggcggcggggggggggtgatggggggGTGGACATGCCCGCAGCATGTGAGGCAGCCTGGATCCCACGAGTCCCGTGGAGGGTGTTGTGGGTGTTAAGCCCATTTCACAGCCCAGgaggctgaggctcagggaagttaaggAGTTGTCACCAGGTCTTCCAGTCAGAGGGTGAGACCAGCCAGCCTCTAAACCGACCTCTGCCAAGCCCGCCACACCTCGGCTCTGGTGGCCTGAGGGAAAGCCGGCGAGATGTCTCCGCGGCAGGTTAGAGCCTAGAATTGGGAGCTGCCCAGCAGacggtcccccccaccccccacttgagagggagaggggcaaagagagagaggccagGCCCCGTAGCTCCAGAAGCTCCAGGGAAGCCGGTGCCAGAGCACCAGCCGCCCGGTGCCTCCATCTGGTCCCGGACTACAGGTTCCAGAGCCACAGGGAACCAGTCGCACGCCTGGGGAGGACGCAGGGGgcacccagccagccaggcagtTCTCAGGATTCCAGCTTCCGGCACAGCCCCCTCTGAGAGCTTGAAGCGGGAGGACGTGGTGATAGCCTCTTCACAAGGGCCctgaagttacttaaaaaaaaagagagagaggttgaggtCTGTCAAAAGAATCTCGAAAGTTACGTTGGGGAACTGACTTGGAAGCCAGGAGTCAGACCGTGAGCCAGTTCTGAGGTAAAAACCAGACCCGACGGACCAGAAGCGTCGGTGCGCCTGCATGCCGGGCGAGCGGCTTCCCTCACCCCTGCTGCCACACCGTCTGAACGCAGACCACCCTCCTCCCACCACGGGAGTGGGTGCCACCAGCGTCCCCGCTTTCCAGACGCGAAAGGACAGCTCCCAAGGCTTTAGGAAGGCTAGGTGACGTGCCCAAAGGGGGGCACGCGAGTCAGGATGAAGCGCTCGGATTCTGACGCCTTCCCCTGAGCCTCTTTGCTGCTCTGACTCCACTCGGCGGCCAGGAAAGGGACATAAGGACCGGGAGTGCATCGTGAGGGATGAGGGGACGGCAGAGCAGGACGAGCTCCCCTCTGGGCCCCGCGGCTGGTGCCCTCTCCAAGGGGGTCTGCCCACAGCGTGTCCGTGGGCCCACGTACGCATCCCATCCGCCTGCCCCCTTTCCATTCCGAGCTGGGGGTGCCTCAGGGAGAGGGAGGCCTGACCTGtcttacagagagggaaggatggtCCGGTGACAGAGCGCACACGGGCTCATCTTCCCCAGCAGAGCCGGGACCGGGCAGCAGCTGCCCGACTGGGCCCGGCCCCCAGCGAGCGGCTGCCTCAAAGCCACCTTCTCACGAGAAGCAAGGTGTGCTTCGTACTTCCTGTCCCCAAGTTGCTTCAGCAGAGCCCTGAGCCTCCAGCATCTGTTGGTTTCTActcaaagggaaaggaaatgtgGGAACAGGAACCAGAAGGGCCAGGGCAGCACCCACCCAGCCTGGGGGAATAGAGGAAGCCCTGGGACCACAGGGTCGGGGGGGCTCGTCCTAACCGGCTCTTTGTGGCAGGAAGGGCgaagggtgggggcggggcaggcagcGGGGACTTCCCGTCCGCCACTGTTGAGGCACTTCATCACATCGGCCTCCTTTATTAGTCAAGACGGTCCCCTCAAGTCTTACAgatgaggcccagggaggtgggcacctgcccgaggtcacacgGCCAAGCGGCAGAGCTGTGTTCAGACTCCAGCAGCGAGGCCACGTTGTGTCCGGGGCCGGATGctgccacttgccagctgtgtggcctcgggcagGTTACTCACCGGCCTCAGTGTCCGCTTTGTCAGCCCCGAAAGAGGGATGACAGCCCCACGCGCACTCGTCAGGATTGTTTGAGGATCGCGTGAGCCCCGCGTCTGAGGTGCCCGACGCTTCCGGGCGTGTGACAACAGTCACCGCTCGGTTGTCCCTGCTCTCGGAGAGGTGTGCCCAGAGGAAGAGGCCCAGCAATCAGAGCCTCCGGTGCCTTGCCGGTGCCTCTCAGCTCTTCAGGCTGCATCTCACCGATTCGGGATTCGCTGGCAACGGGCCAACTTGTCTTCTGTGGATAAAACCTATGGCGGACTTGGCCCAGGGCGTGCTTCGGGTCAGACCGGGTGGGTGACCCCCTGCCCTCTGCGAGTCGGCAGGCTAATGAGCAGAGCCATCCAGAGGGCCCACGGCTGTCCTTGGCGCCAGCCGGCCAGCCCTGTCGGCGCGGCCAGGGCAGATGGGGCCTTTAGAGCCTGCCCCCGTTCAGCCCTGCAGCCGTGTCCCCGGGGACGcggcagcccagcccagcctggctgcTCAGAGTCTGGGGCGCCGCCTGCCCCCTGGCACTCGGAGGCTGTGGCCGCGTGGGGGCAGAATGCCGACCCCTGCCCGTGGACCCACCCCCGGCGTCTCCCACTCCGTCCTCCCTTCCCGCCACCCCTGGGTCCCCGGCGCCGGCTGACCACGAAGACAAAAGTCCCGACGTCCGTAGTTGAGGTGGCTTCGGAGTGCAGGAGTGGAAGCATAAGTGGGCGTGGGGAATGGGCCTTCAGGATCTTTGGTTCCTGCTTCTGCTCTGCTGCCGGTTCCCTCTGAAAGTGGGTTTTCTCGTCTGAGCTAAGCCTCTTGGAGCGATACAGGGGGGAGCGCGGGAGCCACGGACCCCAGGCCAGCACGCAGCCCCCCAGCTCCCTTGCTTCGGAAGACCTCTAGCTCCTTTACGTCTGTCTTGCTTCCCTTCAGGCCTAAGCGATCCCACACCCCCTTCGGGCCCAGGCTTGGATGGTGCTGGATGGAATAGCTTCCAGGTAGGAGGGCCAGGAACCAGCACAACCCATCCTGAGGTAGGGTGGCTGGGACAGGCAGCCTGCAGCGGGCAGTGCAGAAAGAGGGCCCTGGGGCGGGGTCCCCGGGGCTGAGGCTCCTGTCCTGACCTGGGGGTCCCCGGGCAGGCATTCTCTCCTCAGCTCCACACGCTCTCCTTGCGAGTCAGTGTTGAGATGAGATGAGGTTCCCGTTCCTTTTCTCCTGGTGGTGACTTTACGGTCCCTGGAACGTGCTGGTTTCTAGAGTAGACCCTGCAGACCAGGCCGGCCCATGAGACGGGCACAGGCCAGCAGGAGTGTCGTCCCCTTCCCTGCTGCTGCTTCCCCAGATGTCAcccgagggaggggcaggggcctcAGGGCAGCGCCAGGCGACCCCGACCCCTCTTCGGCACCACCCTACCCACCTGCGTGCTTTGTGTGCCCAACAGTCATCTGATGGCGCAgaaccccccgccccgcctcggGTCCCCAGCGCGGATAGCCAGCCCCCGGCACCGATGTCTCTGCCGGCGAGCAGCGGTCTGGACGACCTGGACCTCCTGGGGAAGACCCTCCTGCAGCAGTCCCTGCCCCCGGAGTCCCAACAAGTGCGGTGGTGAGGGCACagcctggctggggtggggtgggagtgtcccccgcccccaacagCATCCGCTTCCGGGCTCTCCCAGGCCCCGCGGCCAGAGGCCCGGTGCCTGCGTGCTCCCGTGGGCAGCCGTGGCTAACGGACCACCGCGTGCCAAGTACTGCACTGGTCTTGAGGGAGGCAGCGGTGCCCGAGGCAGGTGCAGGGCCCATCCCGCGGAGCACAGAGCCGTGTCCCaccgggcaggggtgggggacaggcccCCGGTCTCTCCTGTGCCCCCGATCTCTCGGCCCCCGAAGATTCACCCCCCCAATGCCACATCCCCCAACAAGGGAGAAGCAGCAGCCAGCCCCCCGGCTCACACTCCGGGACCTACAGAATAAAAGCAACTGCAGCTCAACCAGCTCCAGTGCCACCGGCCTCCTCCACGCGGCGTCCCCCGAGCCCCCTGGGCCTCCGCAGCAGCCCACGACGACCGAGCTGTCGCTGGCCAACATCACTGTGCCCCTGGAGTCCATCAAACCCAGTGAGTGGGCCGGGGGTGCGAGTGGGTCGAGGCTGGGCCGGGTCAGCACGCCGCCcagaagcacccccccccccccacccccgttgtCCCGTTGGGAGCGCGTGCCACTGCGTGACCCAGGGAGGAGCTCTGGGCAAGACCCTTGTCCTTCGCGGGCCCCCTGCTTCATCCTTCCCAGAGCGAGGGCAGCGTGCTCTGCACGGTCCAGGCCTCCACAGGCAAGACGACTCCTTACGCTGGCTGCCGGGTGCTCCCTCCCCAAGAAGGCAGGACCAGGACATAGAGGTTCCGGGTCTCTCCAAGGTCACGAAACCGAGCCAGGATAAGGATGTAGGTCCAAGTCCAAGCTTCTGCTGCCCAGGGGCAGTTGGGGACCACTCGCAGCCCAGGTCAGACAGATGAAGACTGGCCGGTCGTCTCAGCCTTGTCCGTCTTGTGGGTGCACCTTGACCGAGGGCATCACCCCTTCAGTGTCCCCAAGAAGTGGCCGATGGTGCCCCTCTCTTACCAGTAGGGAAGGCCCCGAACACCGGAGTGACTGTGCTAGAGTCACACGGTGAGAGCTTGACTCCAGCTCACCCATAGGCCTTCACTCCAGCACTCCAGGGCCATAGTCCCACGGCCCTGGGGGATCCCCCGCCGTCACTCAGCCCGGGGCGTGCGTGTCTTGCCTCCACCGACACAGTAGAAGTTCGCCCGCCCCGTCCGGGTGCCGGTCTGTACCCGTAGCCCCACTGCTTCCGGGGTAAAGGCGAGGACCTGAGTTTGTGGATTCGAGTGCCTGCTGGGAGCTGGCTGGATGTGCTTGGGCTCAGgcctggcaccccccccccccccccatcgcccTGTCCCCTTTGCCCTGCCAGGCAGCATCTTGCCAGTGACGGTGTATGACCAGCATGGCTTCCGGGTCCTCTTCCACTTTGCCCGCGACCCGCTGCCCGGACGCTCGgacgtgctggtggtggtggtgtccaTGCTGAGCACCGCCCCCCAGCCCATTCGCAACATCGTTTTCCAGTCGGCTGTCCCCAAGGTGACAGGAGCGTGCCTCCTTCCTCTCAAGGCAGGGTGACCCGGGGCTGGACGGGGAGCCAAccggtgggggggcagggggcaggggatggaAGGGAACCCAAGGACAGAGCCCCTGGCCCCCTAGAGGAGCTGGCAGGGAGACTGGGCCTGGTCCCTCAGAGGGTGGGGACAAGAAGCGGGGGGCTCAGCTGGGCCCCGTCCCGCCCGTCCGCAGGTCATGAGAGTAAAGCTGCAGCCGCCCTCAGGCACGGAGCTGCCGGCGTTTAACCCCATCGTCCACCCCTCGGCTATCACCCAGGTCCTGCTTCTCGCCAACCCCCAGAAGGTGAGGGGCCTGGCTGTGACGACGCGccgctgtgggggtgggggcggccccTTCTCTCGCTCTGACCCTCTGCGTTCACTGTCTCTGCCCCAGGAGAAGGTTCGCCTCCGCTACAAGCTTCTCTTCACCATGGGCGACCAGACCTACAACGAGATGGGGGATGTGGACCAGTTCCCCCCACCTGAGACCTGGGGAAGCCTCTAGaacagggaggggcgggggagaggaggggggaacaGGACTGGCCACTGTCTGGCCTGCGGGGGGAAGGCCGTGGTGGCCTAGGACACCCTATGTTCCCACGGCGACATCCCCTGGGCCTGGTgct is a genomic window of Acinonyx jubatus isolate Ajub_Pintada_27869175 chromosome B4, VMU_Ajub_asm_v1.0, whole genome shotgun sequence containing:
- the GGA1 gene encoding ADP-ribosylation factor-binding protein GGA1 isoform X1; translated protein: MEPAMEPETLEARINRATNPLNKELNWASINGFCEQLNEDFEGPPLATRLLAHKIQSPQEWEAIQALTVLETCMKSCGKRFHDEVGKFRFLNELIKVVSPKYLGSRTSEKVKNKILELLYSWTVGLPEEVKIAEAYQMLKKQGIVKSDPKLPDDAAFPLPPPRPKNVIFEDEEKSKMLARLLKSSHPEDLRAANKLIKEMVQEDQKRMEKISKRVSAIEEVNNNVKLLTEMVMSHSQGGASARSSEDLMKELYQRCERMRPTLFRLASDTEDNDEALAEILQANDNLTQVINLYKQLVRGEEVNGDAAVGSIPGSTSALLDLSGLDLPPAGTTYPVMPTRPGDPVSPEQPSTSVSLLDDELMSLGLSDPTPPSGPGLDGAGWNSFQSSDGAEPPAPPRVPSADSQPPAPMSLPASSGLDDLDLLGKTLLQQSLPPESQQVRWEKQQPAPRLTLRDLQNKSNCSSTSSSATGLLHAASPEPPGPPQQPTTTELSLANITVPLESIKPSSILPVTVYDQHGFRVLFHFARDPLPGRSDVLVVVVSMLSTAPQPIRNIVFQSAVPKVMRVKLQPPSGTELPAFNPIVHPSAITQVLLLANPQKEKVRLRYKLLFTMGDQTYNEMGDVDQFPPPETWGSL
- the GGA1 gene encoding ADP-ribosylation factor-binding protein GGA1 isoform X2, which gives rise to MKSCGKRFHDEVGKFRFLNELIKVVSPKYLGSRTSEKVKNKILELLYSWTVGLPEEVKIAEAYQMLKKQGIVKSDPKLPDDAAFPLPPPRPKNVIFEDEEKSKMLARLLKSSHPEDLRAANKLIKEMVQEDQKRMEKISKRVSAIEEVNNNVKLLTEMVMSHSQGGASARSSEDLMKELYQRCERMRPTLFRLASDTEDNDEALAEILQANDNLTQVINLYKQLVRGEEVNGDAAVGSIPGSTSALLDLSGLDLPPAGTTYPVMPTRPGDPVSPEQPSTSVSLLDDELMSLGLSDPTPPSGPGLDGAGWNSFQSSDGAEPPAPPRVPSADSQPPAPMSLPASSGLDDLDLLGKTLLQQSLPPESQQVRWEKQQPAPRLTLRDLQNKSNCSSTSSSATGLLHAASPEPPGPPQQPTTTELSLANITVPLESIKPSSILPVTVYDQHGFRVLFHFARDPLPGRSDVLVVVVSMLSTAPQPIRNIVFQSAVPKVMRVKLQPPSGTELPAFNPIVHPSAITQVLLLANPQKEKVRLRYKLLFTMGDQTYNEMGDVDQFPPPETWGSL